In Gimesia benthica, a single window of DNA contains:
- a CDS encoding cation diffusion facilitator family transporter gives MTERNPIAETYAEVIRIAVWSLVANLLLGIVKLAGGIIGNSFALIADAVNSIGDVMSTVVVLIALHYAQKPPDAEHPYGHTRAEGIAATNVAIVIIISALYVGWEAMQRITVHHGIPPGWTLWIASANLVIKETLYHYNMRVGRRTGSAVIMAHAWDHRSDALCSLAVLLGLAMISFGGPRFIWADEVASLIVVAAIVWSGVQLFRSSASELMDLQADPEFVEQIQAAALSVEQVENIETLWVRKSGLEYFADIHIEVDQNLTVAEGHRIGHEVKDRLLNEFPRLRDVLVHLEPFPHFHDAVEDVS, from the coding sequence TTGACAGAACGAAATCCCATCGCAGAGACTTACGCTGAGGTCATCCGGATCGCAGTCTGGAGTCTGGTTGCAAACCTGCTGCTGGGAATTGTCAAACTGGCTGGTGGAATCATCGGGAATTCCTTTGCCCTGATCGCAGATGCGGTGAATTCCATCGGGGATGTGATGTCGACTGTGGTCGTTCTGATCGCCCTGCACTACGCACAAAAACCACCCGATGCAGAACATCCTTACGGACATACACGCGCTGAGGGAATCGCCGCCACCAATGTGGCCATCGTGATCATCATCTCAGCATTATACGTAGGCTGGGAAGCCATGCAGCGGATCACGGTCCATCATGGAATTCCCCCTGGCTGGACGCTCTGGATTGCCAGCGCCAATCTTGTCATCAAGGAGACGCTCTACCACTACAATATGCGGGTTGGTCGGCGTACAGGTTCAGCGGTCATAATGGCACATGCCTGGGATCACCGGAGTGATGCCCTCTGCTCGCTGGCGGTTCTGCTGGGTCTGGCGATGATCAGTTTCGGCGGTCCTCGATTTATCTGGGCAGATGAAGTCGCCTCGCTGATCGTGGTGGCAGCCATTGTCTGGTCGGGAGTGCAACTGTTTCGTTCCAGCGCAAGCGAACTGATGGATCTGCAGGCCGATCCGGAATTCGTAGAGCAGATTCAGGCTGCGGCGCTGTCCGTCGAACAGGTAGAAAATATCGAAACCCTCTGGGTCAGAAAATCAGGGCTGGAATACTTTGCCGATATTCATATTGAAGTCGACCAGAATCTCACCGTGGCCGAGGGACATCGCATTGGACATGAAGTCAAAGATCGACTGCTGAACGAATTCCCCCGATTAAGGGACGTCCTGGTCCATCTCGAACCGTTCCCCCATTTTCACGATGCGGTAGAGGATGTCAGTTAG
- a CDS encoding DUF4198 domain-containing protein, with amino-acid sequence MKITFLTALLLCCTWQFAPVQAHDTWVESNTSLIRSGDAIYIDLKLGNHGNHHRDFKLASKIDLEGCTLDVLDPTGKAYDLKSTVIDTGYAPKEGYWKAKFVPAQKGLYLVSHSLDRVVNHGKPVRAIKSAKTFFVVSPKLDQVSLENPGFDRVLGHPLEIVPVVNPVTPMGPGKPLQVRVLFKGKPLADTTVSFIPRGETLKGDFDDRYERHTDSEGLAEFTPRTGNQYLVVVHHTAADEKTEQYEQTAYAATLTVLVPELCPCCGE; translated from the coding sequence ATGAAAATCACATTCCTTACCGCTTTGTTGCTCTGCTGCACATGGCAATTCGCCCCGGTGCAGGCACATGATACCTGGGTGGAATCCAATACCAGCCTGATCCGTTCCGGCGATGCGATTTACATTGACCTCAAACTGGGCAATCATGGAAATCATCACCGTGATTTCAAGCTCGCCAGTAAGATTGACCTGGAGGGTTGCACGCTCGACGTGCTCGATCCCACCGGTAAAGCATACGATCTGAAGAGCACTGTCATCGATACCGGTTACGCCCCCAAAGAAGGATACTGGAAGGCGAAGTTCGTACCCGCTCAAAAAGGATTATACCTGGTTTCGCATTCACTCGACCGGGTTGTCAATCACGGTAAGCCGGTTCGCGCGATTAAAAGTGCCAAAACGTTTTTCGTCGTCAGCCCCAAACTGGATCAGGTTTCGCTGGAGAATCCCGGCTTTGACCGCGTGCTGGGACATCCCCTCGAAATTGTTCCCGTTGTAAATCCCGTGACACCCATGGGACCGGGGAAGCCGCTTCAGGTCCGTGTTCTGTTCAAAGGCAAGCCCCTGGCGGATACGACCGTCTCCTTTATACCCCGTGGAGAAACTCTCAAAGGTGATTTTGACGATCGCTATGAACGTCACACCGATTCAGAGGGACTGGCTGAATTCACTCCGCGGACGGGTAATCAGTATCTCGTTGTTGTGCATCACACCGCGGCGGATGAAAAGACCGAACAGTACGAGCAAACTGCGTACGCAGCCACGCTCACAGTGCTGGTTCCTGAACTCTGTCCCTGTTGCGGCGAGTAA
- a CDS encoding DUF1559 domain-containing protein has translation MKLTSHSRAPGMRGFTLIELLVVIVIIAILIALLLPAVQQAREAARRSQCKNNLKQLALALHNYESAHRVFPPGSLGYPYVWSAHAQLLPFVDQGNLQGLLNYDVPPLNAFNSGSFDATEVGNNDSAARTRLPLMVCPSDKDAVPGSDYAGISYPACLGSGLNGSGTADDGSNSNADGVIFQRSKVRFRDITDGTTNTVLFSEQLLGDGQNAAPATGDYRHRVIELSMGTQTTPAACTAASAPAWSGQRGAKWVNGHLADSMYNHWYGPNANVPDCQNGFHNFALVSARSAHTGGVQIALVDGSCRFVSENINLDIWRALATRAGGEVIGEY, from the coding sequence ATGAAATTGACGTCTCATTCCCGCGCCCCAGGTATGCGCGGATTCACCCTCATCGAATTACTGGTCGTGATCGTGATTATTGCGATTCTGATCGCACTACTGCTGCCGGCCGTCCAGCAGGCACGTGAAGCAGCACGACGGAGTCAGTGTAAAAATAACCTCAAGCAGTTGGCACTGGCGCTGCATAATTATGAATCGGCACATCGTGTCTTTCCGCCCGGCAGTCTCGGGTATCCTTATGTCTGGTCTGCGCATGCACAACTGCTGCCCTTCGTCGACCAGGGAAACCTGCAGGGCCTGCTCAATTACGATGTCCCCCCACTCAATGCCTTTAACTCGGGATCGTTTGATGCCACCGAGGTGGGCAATAACGATTCGGCTGCCCGCACCAGGCTGCCTTTGATGGTTTGCCCCAGTGACAAAGACGCCGTTCCCGGATCCGATTACGCTGGGATCAGTTATCCCGCCTGTCTCGGATCCGGCTTGAATGGATCGGGGACAGCAGACGACGGCTCGAACAGTAACGCGGATGGTGTCATCTTTCAGCGATCGAAAGTTCGCTTTCGAGATATCACCGATGGGACCACGAATACGGTCCTGTTTAGTGAGCAACTGCTCGGCGATGGACAGAACGCGGCACCTGCTACCGGCGATTATCGTCACCGGGTAATCGAGCTTTCCATGGGAACGCAAACCACGCCCGCTGCCTGTACGGCAGCTTCTGCACCCGCCTGGTCCGGTCAGCGTGGTGCCAAGTGGGTGAATGGTCACCTGGCGGACTCGATGTACAATCACTGGTATGGTCCGAACGCGAATGTCCCCGACTGTCAGAACGGCTTTCATAACTTTGCCCTGGTCAGTGCCCGTAGCGCACATACCGGCGGGGTTCAGATTGCTCTGGTCGATGGCAGTTGCCGATTCGTCAGCGAGAATATCAATCTCGATATCTGGCGTGCCCTGGCGACGCGTGCCGGCGGTGAAGTCATCGGAGAATATTAA
- a CDS encoding TolC family protein, whose product MSRVWIILIAVCFEGCAATRQALTDSTPEPDASVVKIKPAEDSSKLQPRSTAAPVVYPESLAVAVDRVSPEAEASVVQQVASVSTSVDDLFSGKGTTPEEAVASEFSVSKQLGGEFTTSTQTTNELTAEEFAMAPHLPPLPGMDFKPTAQGLVLDEVINSVYASYPLLEAAIYSRDVAAGQQLESMGEFDHKLKAGSENQPMGYYQTYRQHVGLVKPLYQGGEAFAGYRIGRGSFEPWYLGRQTNEGGEFKAGFMVPLAKNREIDQRRAALWRATYGVDAVEPEIQAQLISFVQQGSYAYWDWVAAGAKLVIADRILKLAEDRTDRIRSQVENGFLDPPELTDNLRLVAERRGKRALAERKLQQTAVKLSLYYRDANGDPVIPEASQVPDFPQLRLMDESQVAMDAARALEQRPEIYSLDLLQRQLDIDYSEAENDCLPAVDLLMAGSKDMGYPSSYQNYKGPFELDAHLLVEVPLERRKARGKMQSVGGKLAQLNAKRQLTEDKIVAEVEAAYAGLIGAFKQAKQADEAVGYAEDLARRERRNFEEGLSDLLKVTLREQYAFESAEKAVDAKLLYFQEQADYRAALAEDQL is encoded by the coding sequence ATGTCGAGAGTTTGGATCATCCTGATCGCGGTCTGCTTTGAAGGCTGTGCCGCTACCAGACAGGCATTGACTGATTCCACACCGGAACCAGATGCGTCCGTCGTCAAAATCAAACCGGCTGAAGATTCCAGTAAACTTCAGCCCCGGTCAACTGCTGCGCCGGTGGTTTACCCTGAAAGTCTGGCTGTGGCCGTTGATCGTGTATCACCGGAAGCGGAAGCTTCTGTTGTACAACAGGTCGCCTCCGTCTCCACTTCTGTGGACGATCTGTTTTCCGGCAAAGGCACGACCCCGGAAGAGGCTGTCGCCAGTGAATTCTCAGTCAGCAAACAGCTGGGCGGTGAGTTCACTACCAGCACACAGACAACAAACGAACTGACCGCCGAAGAATTCGCGATGGCGCCACATCTGCCGCCGTTGCCCGGAATGGATTTCAAACCCACTGCGCAGGGCCTTGTTCTGGATGAGGTTATCAACTCGGTCTATGCCAGCTATCCGCTTCTGGAAGCCGCCATTTATTCGCGTGATGTCGCAGCAGGTCAACAACTGGAGAGCATGGGCGAGTTCGACCATAAGTTAAAAGCGGGCAGTGAAAACCAGCCCATGGGTTATTACCAGACTTATCGCCAGCACGTCGGCCTGGTTAAACCGCTCTACCAGGGGGGGGAAGCATTCGCCGGATACCGGATCGGGCGGGGTAGTTTCGAACCCTGGTACCTGGGACGCCAGACCAACGAGGGTGGGGAATTCAAAGCGGGCTTTATGGTTCCTTTAGCCAAGAACCGTGAGATCGATCAGCGTCGAGCTGCATTGTGGCGCGCCACGTATGGCGTTGATGCTGTCGAACCGGAAATTCAGGCGCAGTTGATCAGCTTCGTTCAGCAGGGAAGCTATGCATACTGGGACTGGGTGGCTGCGGGAGCAAAACTGGTCATCGCTGACCGGATTCTCAAGCTGGCCGAAGACCGCACCGATCGGATTCGCAGCCAGGTGGAAAACGGTTTCCTCGATCCTCCCGAGCTGACGGATAACCTGCGTCTGGTCGCCGAACGTCGAGGTAAGCGGGCACTGGCCGAACGTAAGCTGCAGCAGACTGCTGTCAAGCTTTCCCTTTACTATCGCGATGCGAACGGCGATCCCGTCATTCCGGAAGCCAGCCAGGTGCCTGATTTTCCACAGTTGAGACTGATGGATGAGTCACAGGTTGCCATGGATGCGGCACGGGCTTTAGAGCAGCGTCCCGAAATCTACAGTCTCGATCTGTTACAGCGTCAGCTGGATATTGATTACTCCGAGGCCGAAAACGACTGTCTGCCCGCAGTGGATCTGCTGATGGCAGGTTCCAAGGACATGGGGTACCCCAGCAGCTACCAGAACTACAAGGGACCCTTTGAACTGGATGCTCATCTGTTAGTCGAAGTACCTCTCGAACGTCGCAAGGCCCGCGGTAAAATGCAGTCGGTCGGCGGTAAGCTCGCCCAGCTGAATGCCAAGCGTCAGTTGACCGAGGATAAGATTGTAGCCGAAGTCGAGGCAGCTTATGCCGGTCTGATTGGTGCTTTCAAGCAGGCCAAACAGGCAGACGAAGCCGTCGGTTATGCAGAAGACCTGGCCCGTCGGGAACGCCGTAACTTTGAAGAAGGTCTGTCCGACCTGTTGAAGGTCACCCTCCGCGAACAATATGCCTTCGAATCTGCGGAGAAGGCTGTCGACGCCAAACTGCTCTACTTCCAGGAACAGGCCGACTACCGGGCCGCACTGGCTGAAGATCAACTCTGA
- a CDS encoding HlyD family secretion protein — translation MSVEPSLDVPASKAEEQRLSMLTPVAYSESSMPSLRLVRSSRLARRIAKILFLLLILTILLMMFAPWQQSVTGTGNVLAYSPDQRQQVIQATIKGKISRWGDEIYENARVKKGQIIAEISDLDESYSARLDMQLMNSRQAVTAAEQHLEASQRALEASKTIVESYQAQVQAYETVKRETIAAQNSYIEVADKKVKAEQQKLLELEAAIPQLQAEYDRMKTLYGENNISLQKVQEVQRKLKESMSKVKGAEFYYAAAKDELAGKQSERNAKVEKAQADIDKAKALLRKANGDVSKAESDIAKSRQELNKAQKDVLDMQVKVSRQESQVIKAPFDGYIVQITPNLGTAILKQGDPICTIVPFTTDRSVQIWLDGNDAPLVEPGRHVRLQFEGWPAIQFAGWPSVAVGTFGGEVISVDSIDDGRGKFRILVRPDPDDNPWPQDRFLRQGVRANAWVLLNKVPLWYEVWRKLNGFPPSISLEESGQKDSKNKPPKLPK, via the coding sequence ATGTCAGTTGAACCATCCCTTGATGTGCCCGCCTCAAAAGCGGAAGAGCAACGGCTCTCGATGCTGACGCCCGTGGCTTACAGCGAATCGAGCATGCCCTCCCTGCGCCTGGTCCGTTCTTCACGTCTGGCCCGGCGGATCGCGAAAATTCTGTTTCTGCTGCTGATCCTGACGATCCTGTTGATGATGTTCGCCCCCTGGCAGCAGTCGGTTACCGGCACGGGGAATGTTCTAGCTTACTCTCCCGATCAGCGTCAACAGGTGATCCAGGCTACGATCAAAGGAAAAATTTCGCGTTGGGGCGATGAAATTTACGAAAATGCCAGGGTTAAAAAAGGGCAGATCATTGCCGAGATCAGCGACCTGGACGAATCTTACTCGGCCCGGCTCGATATGCAGCTAATGAATTCTCGCCAGGCGGTCACCGCTGCAGAGCAGCACCTGGAAGCCAGTCAGCGGGCACTCGAAGCGTCCAAAACCATCGTGGAATCCTACCAAGCCCAGGTACAGGCATACGAAACCGTCAAACGGGAGACGATTGCGGCTCAGAACTCGTACATTGAGGTTGCGGATAAGAAGGTCAAAGCCGAACAGCAGAAATTACTCGAACTGGAAGCCGCCATCCCCCAGTTGCAGGCCGAATATGACCGCATGAAAACCCTGTACGGCGAGAATAATATTTCACTCCAGAAAGTGCAGGAGGTCCAGCGGAAACTCAAGGAATCTATGAGTAAGGTTAAAGGAGCCGAGTTCTACTACGCTGCCGCCAAGGACGAATTGGCGGGCAAACAGAGTGAGCGTAATGCCAAGGTTGAGAAAGCGCAAGCCGATATCGATAAGGCCAAGGCTCTGTTGAGAAAAGCGAACGGCGATGTTTCCAAGGCTGAGAGTGATATCGCTAAGTCGCGTCAGGAACTGAATAAAGCACAAAAAGACGTGCTGGATATGCAGGTTAAGGTTTCACGCCAGGAGAGCCAGGTCATCAAGGCTCCTTTCGACGGCTATATTGTGCAGATCACACCCAACCTGGGAACCGCAATTCTAAAACAGGGAGATCCCATATGTACGATCGTCCCCTTTACCACTGACCGTTCCGTGCAGATCTGGCTCGACGGTAACGATGCGCCCCTGGTTGAGCCCGGCAGGCATGTGCGTCTGCAGTTCGAAGGCTGGCCCGCCATCCAGTTCGCTGGCTGGCCCTCGGTGGCCGTCGGAACCTTCGGAGGCGAAGTCATTTCCGTAGACTCCATCGATGATGGTCGCGGCAAATTCCGGATCCTGGTCCGTCCCGATCCGGATGATAACCCCTGGCCCCAGGATCGCTTCCTCCGGCAGGGGGTGCGGGCAAATGCCTGGGTGCTGCTCAATAAGGTCCCGCTCTGGTACGAAGTCTGGCGAAAGCTCAACGGCTTTCCTCCATCGATTTCGCTGGAAGAATCGGGGCAGAAAGACAGTAAAAACAAGCCGCCTAAACTTCCCAAGTAA
- a CDS encoding peptidase domain-containing ABC transporter has protein sequence MNLDRSDIKAAAWLFEQLSIEAGHSADRSRIQRTLIESAAATSSEHEDHWWSWLIEASRSLGLKFKLMDCTFREVRNITREGGRLITRVGEKPSWMALMGSKRQRFQLLQPDEDQKQQWVSSRRLRRLLELSERDQVVRCLVIKPDLAAGGDGAHETHHLPPLDRVLTLMKPEASDIWTVTVFALITGLLALATPLAVESLVNTVAFGRLLQPVVVLALMLLAFLSFSAALLGLQTYVVEIIQRRIFARVSADLSYRLPRVIPSSMEGQSARELVNRFFDVITVQKASSALMLDGISLVLNTLIGMTVLAFYHPWLLGFDIVLLALILFIIFVLGRGAVNTSIKESKAKYVVASWLEDLVNCPTAFRYRGAAEFALDQADHYTYEYLNARKKHFRIVMRQIIFALGLQAAASTTLLGLGGWLVIAGQLTLGELVAAELIVTVIVGSFAKMGKHLQSYYDLLASVDKLGMLFDLPMERQDGLLQFSQSDPAEVSINGVGFIDFHGHSSEHHIDLFVESGARLMLTGPSGSGKSRLLDLLFGLAPVSKGHVSINEIDPRDMRPDALRKHVALVRNIEIFNGSLEENIHLERPYVSTSDVREALEWVGLYEQVLKLPHGLQTELVDTGYPLTENQARKLMLARAIVGRPRLLLVDGLLDALPDDEADELTRMLVDSDRLWTLIMVTGRRNLIELGTSTHTLSGSEAMLSGGSADVS, from the coding sequence ATGAATCTGGATCGCTCCGATATAAAAGCGGCGGCCTGGTTGTTTGAACAACTCTCAATTGAGGCTGGCCACTCTGCTGATCGATCGCGCATACAACGTACGTTGATCGAATCCGCTGCCGCTACATCTTCAGAACACGAGGACCACTGGTGGAGCTGGCTCATTGAAGCCAGCCGCAGCTTGGGGCTGAAGTTCAAATTAATGGACTGTACCTTCCGTGAAGTGCGTAATATCACCCGGGAAGGGGGGCGTCTGATCACCCGCGTCGGTGAAAAACCCAGTTGGATGGCCCTGATGGGCAGTAAGCGTCAGCGGTTTCAGTTGCTGCAACCCGATGAGGATCAGAAACAGCAATGGGTCAGTTCTCGCAGGTTGAGAAGACTGCTCGAACTTTCTGAACGGGATCAGGTGGTCCGCTGCCTGGTCATCAAGCCCGATCTGGCTGCCGGCGGTGATGGTGCCCACGAAACGCATCATCTGCCTCCCCTGGATCGTGTGCTGACGTTAATGAAACCCGAGGCGTCCGACATCTGGACGGTGACCGTGTTTGCTCTGATTACCGGTCTGCTCGCACTGGCGACACCGCTGGCTGTGGAATCGCTGGTGAATACGGTAGCCTTCGGACGACTCCTCCAGCCGGTGGTAGTCCTCGCCTTGATGTTGCTGGCTTTCCTCTCTTTTTCAGCGGCCCTGTTGGGGTTACAGACGTACGTCGTCGAAATTATTCAACGCCGGATCTTTGCGCGCGTGTCTGCGGATCTTTCCTATCGTCTGCCGCGTGTCATCCCCTCTTCCATGGAGGGACAGTCGGCCCGGGAACTGGTCAACCGCTTCTTCGATGTGATCACAGTACAGAAAGCGTCCTCCGCCCTGATGCTTGATGGTATTTCCCTGGTGCTGAATACCCTGATCGGTATGACCGTGCTGGCCTTTTATCATCCGTGGTTGCTGGGTTTCGACATTGTCCTGCTGGCATTGATTCTGTTTATCATTTTTGTACTCGGTCGTGGTGCCGTGAATACAAGTATCAAAGAGTCAAAGGCCAAGTATGTCGTAGCCAGCTGGCTGGAAGACCTGGTCAACTGCCCGACCGCCTTCCGCTACCGGGGGGCTGCCGAGTTTGCCCTCGATCAGGCCGACCATTACACTTATGAATATCTCAATGCCCGGAAAAAACACTTCCGCATTGTCATGCGTCAAATCATTTTTGCCCTCGGATTGCAGGCGGCCGCAAGCACCACGCTGCTGGGGCTGGGGGGCTGGCTGGTGATTGCCGGACAGCTGACACTGGGGGAACTGGTGGCTGCTGAGCTGATTGTGACCGTGATCGTCGGCTCGTTCGCCAAAATGGGAAAACACCTGCAGAGTTACTACGACCTGCTCGCTTCGGTCGATAAACTGGGTATGTTGTTTGACCTGCCCATGGAACGCCAGGATGGTCTGCTGCAATTTTCTCAGAGCGACCCTGCTGAAGTCAGTATTAACGGCGTCGGTTTTATCGATTTCCACGGCCATTCCAGTGAGCATCACATTGACCTGTTCGTCGAAAGCGGCGCGCGACTGATGCTGACGGGGCCGAGTGGTAGTGGCAAAAGCCGTCTGCTGGACCTGCTTTTTGGACTGGCGCCTGTATCGAAGGGACACGTCTCCATCAACGAGATCGATCCCCGCGACATGCGACCCGACGCACTGCGGAAACATGTCGCTCTGGTGCGGAATATCGAAATCTTCAATGGCTCCCTGGAAGAAAATATTCACCTGGAACGCCCTTATGTCTCGACAAGTGATGTGCGCGAAGCCCTGGAATGGGTCGGACTGTATGAACAGGTCTTGAAACTGCCTCACGGTTTGCAGACAGAACTGGTCGACACCGGATATCCGTTAACTGAAAATCAGGCCCGCAAGCTGATGCTGGCCCGAGCCATCGTCGGGCGACCGCGGCTGCTCCTGGTTGACGGTCTGCTCGATGCACTTCCCGATGACGAGGCGGACGAACTGACCCGCATGCTGGTTGACTCCGACCGTCTCTGGACACTGATCATGGTAACAGGCAGACGAAATCTAATTGAGCTGGGGACCAGCACTCACACCCTGAGCGGTTCGGAAGCAATGCTTTCGGGAGGATCTGCAGATGTCAGTTGA